In Myxococcales bacterium, the following are encoded in one genomic region:
- the cdd gene encoding cytidine deaminase yields the protein MTARRKAAAATPDLVALARAAQAQAYAPYSKFRVGCALRTRDGAVFTGANVENASYGLCVCAERSALTAMALAGHRDFAELVVATDIAPPASPCGMCRQTMLEFAPTPSATTVTAVGPGAARATWTVAELIPAGFTGTQLTPPPRAGAAAPLTDAAIGTAIVASVVAGRSASASASAAGAWPSAIAAGSPGVWGSAPR from the coding sequence GTGACCGCGCGCCGCAAGGCCGCCGCCGCGACGCCGGATCTGGTGGCGCTGGCGCGCGCGGCCCAGGCCCAGGCCTACGCGCCGTACTCGAAGTTCCGGGTCGGCTGCGCGCTGCGCACGCGCGACGGCGCGGTGTTCACCGGCGCCAACGTCGAGAACGCGTCGTACGGCCTGTGCGTCTGCGCCGAGCGCAGCGCGCTGACCGCGATGGCGCTGGCCGGCCACCGCGACTTCGCCGAGCTGGTCGTCGCCACCGACATCGCGCCGCCGGCGTCGCCGTGCGGCATGTGCCGCCAGACCATGCTCGAGTTCGCGCCGACGCCGAGCGCGACGACGGTGACCGCGGTCGGCCCCGGCGCCGCGCGCGCGACCTGGACCGTGGCCGAGCTGATCCCCGCCGGCTTCACCGGCACGCAGCTCACGCCGCCGCCGCGGGCCGGCGCCGCGGCGCCGCTGACGGACGCCGCGATCGGCACGGCGATCGTCGCCTCGGTCGTCGCCGGGCGTTCGGCGTCGGCGTCGGCGTCGGCGGCCGGCGCGTGGCCGAGCGCGATCGCGGCGGGCTCGCCGGGGGTGTGGGGATCGGCGCCGCGGTGA
- a CDS encoding thymidine phosphorylase: MTTATRLPVELIRAKRDGGALADAELRGFIAGVTDGSIPDYQVAAMLMAIFFRGLDDRELAAWADAMVRSGDVLDLSAIARPKIDKHSTGGVGDKISIPLAPAVAACGVAVPMVSGRGLGHTGGTLDKLESIPGFRVDLDTDRFAQLVDELGVCLIGQTARVAPADKRLYALRDVTGTVESIPLIASSIMSKKLAEGIDGLVLDVKVGAGAFMKDVARAKALCAAMQAIARGAGKLVTCVLTDMDAPIGTHIGNALEIAESIECLRGRGPADTRELTVVLGAEMLVLAGVERDPDAAAARIGRALDDGSALAVFRKVVEAQGGDPAVCDAPERVLPQPRRRVPIVAARAGVIEAMAADELGMAALVLGAGRRTKDDVIDPAVGLVLAVRPGDRVGAGDLLATAWCDDDDARLDACRQRVLAAIALVDHAVPPPPASRVLEILR; encoded by the coding sequence ATGACCACGGCCACCCGTCTCCCGGTCGAGCTGATCCGCGCCAAGCGCGACGGCGGCGCGTTGGCCGACGCCGAGCTGCGCGGCTTCATCGCCGGCGTCACCGACGGCTCGATCCCCGACTACCAGGTCGCGGCCATGCTCATGGCCATCTTCTTCCGCGGCCTCGACGACCGCGAGCTGGCGGCCTGGGCCGACGCGATGGTGCGGTCGGGCGACGTGCTCGACCTGTCGGCGATCGCCCGGCCCAAGATCGACAAGCACTCGACCGGCGGCGTCGGCGACAAGATCTCGATCCCGCTGGCGCCGGCGGTGGCGGCGTGCGGCGTGGCGGTGCCGATGGTGTCGGGGCGCGGCCTCGGCCACACCGGCGGCACGCTCGACAAGCTCGAGTCGATCCCCGGCTTCCGCGTCGACCTCGACACCGATCGGTTCGCGCAGCTCGTCGACGAGCTGGGCGTGTGCCTGATCGGCCAGACCGCGCGCGTGGCGCCGGCCGACAAGCGCCTGTACGCGCTGCGCGACGTCACCGGCACGGTCGAGTCGATCCCCTTGATCGCGTCGTCGATCATGTCGAAGAAGCTGGCCGAGGGCATCGACGGGCTGGTGCTCGACGTCAAGGTCGGCGCCGGCGCGTTCATGAAGGACGTGGCCCGGGCCAAGGCGCTGTGCGCGGCCATGCAGGCGATCGCCCGCGGCGCCGGCAAGCTCGTCACCTGCGTGCTGACCGACATGGACGCGCCGATCGGCACGCACATCGGCAACGCCCTCGAGATCGCCGAGTCGATCGAGTGCCTGCGCGGGCGCGGCCCGGCCGACACCCGCGAGCTGACGGTCGTGCTCGGCGCCGAGATGCTGGTGCTGGCCGGGGTCGAGCGCGACCCCGACGCGGCCGCGGCGCGGATCGGCCGCGCCCTCGACGACGGCTCGGCGCTGGCGGTGTTCCGCAAGGTCGTCGAGGCCCAGGGCGGCGACCCGGCGGTGTGCGACGCGCCCGAGCGCGTGCTGCCGCAGCCGCGCCGGCGGGTGCCGATCGTCGCGGCCCGGGCCGGCGTGATCGAGGCGATGGCCGCCGACGAGCTCGGCATGGCGGCGCTGGTGCTCGGCGCCGGCCGGCGGACCAAGGACGACGTGATCGATCCCGCGGTCGGCCTGGTGCTGGCGGTGCGCCCGGGCGACCGCGTCGGCGCCGGCGATCTGCTGGCGACGGCGTGGTGCGACGACGACGACGCGCGGCTCGACGCGTGCCGGCAGCGGGTGCTGGCGGCGATCGCGCTCGTCGATCACGCGGTGCCGCCGCCGCCGGCCTCGCGCGTGCTCGAGATCCTGCGCTGA
- the deoC gene encoding deoxyribose-phosphate aldolase, with translation MEGAGALRVGAPLGVGAVPADMAKLIDHTLLRPDATRDDIVALCAEAKQYRFASVCVNTTWVGLARSLLAGTDVMVCCVVGFPLGAMTPTAKAYEARDAVRQGAREIDMVVNLGALKSKDYETVFEDICRVVKAAAPAAVKVILETSTLEHDQKVIGCALSKLAGAAFVKTSTGFAKGGATVEDVALMRAVVGSDVGVKASGGVRTAEDVLRMAQAGANRIGASASVAIVTGKTDGDKKGY, from the coding sequence ATGGAGGGGGCCGGCGCGCTCCGGGTCGGCGCGCCCCTCGGCGTCGGCGCGGTCCCGGCCGACATGGCCAAGCTGATCGACCACACGCTGCTCCGGCCCGACGCCACCCGCGACGACATCGTCGCCCTGTGCGCCGAGGCCAAGCAGTACCGGTTCGCGTCGGTGTGCGTGAACACGACCTGGGTCGGGCTGGCGCGGTCGCTGCTCGCCGGCACCGACGTGATGGTGTGCTGCGTGGTCGGGTTCCCGCTGGGCGCGATGACCCCGACCGCCAAGGCCTACGAGGCCCGCGACGCCGTGCGCCAGGGCGCGCGCGAGATCGACATGGTCGTCAACCTGGGCGCGCTCAAGTCCAAGGACTACGAGACCGTGTTCGAGGACATCTGCCGGGTGGTCAAGGCCGCGGCCCCGGCCGCGGTCAAGGTCATCCTCGAGACCTCGACGCTCGAGCACGATCAGAAGGTCATCGGCTGCGCGCTGTCGAAGCTGGCCGGGGCCGCGTTCGTCAAGACCTCGACCGGCTTCGCCAAGGGCGGCGCCACGGTCGAGGACGTCGCGCTGATGCGCGCGGTGGTGGGCTCCGACGTCGGGGTCAAGGCCTCGGGCGGCGTGCGCACCGCCGAGGACGTGCTGCGCATGGCCCAGGCCGGCGCCAACCGGATCGGCGCGTCGGCGTCGGTCGCGATCGTCACCGGCAAGACCGACGGCGACAAGAAGGGCTACTGA
- a CDS encoding DUF2293 domain-containing protein — translation MIETLVLAPTADPRVFVAPDGARRSPPADWVCLPPGDAGLTRRVKAAGPSWAVIEQRGRKAFSKGLWAPAANVEAARAALATERATDGYARKRVADVARRERAQAAYVVTFEQEVHGFLRFAPCWAPVARVVAARVAAHATPVGSGTVARTQRIPVAERAEAAVIAWMRHQTTAYDRMTIARVAGERRAVRRELAQISRAVLDLHRVDVPHGVRACPLCAAIAPAAAVAPAAPSADR, via the coding sequence ATGATCGAGACGCTCGTCCTGGCACCGACCGCGGATCCCCGGGTGTTCGTCGCGCCCGACGGCGCGCGTCGATCGCCGCCGGCCGACTGGGTGTGCCTGCCGCCGGGCGACGCCGGCCTGACCCGACGCGTGAAGGCGGCCGGGCCGTCGTGGGCGGTGATCGAGCAGCGCGGGCGCAAGGCGTTCTCGAAGGGCCTGTGGGCGCCGGCCGCCAACGTCGAGGCCGCGCGCGCGGCGCTGGCCACCGAGCGCGCCACCGACGGGTACGCCCGCAAGCGCGTGGCCGACGTCGCGCGGCGCGAGCGCGCGCAGGCCGCGTACGTCGTCACGTTCGAGCAGGAGGTCCACGGGTTCCTGCGGTTCGCGCCGTGCTGGGCCCCGGTCGCGCGGGTGGTCGCGGCGCGGGTCGCGGCCCACGCCACGCCGGTCGGCAGCGGCACGGTCGCGCGGACCCAGCGCATCCCGGTGGCCGAGCGCGCCGAGGCCGCGGTGATCGCGTGGATGCGCCACCAGACCACCGCCTACGATCGCATGACCATCGCGCGGGTCGCCGGCGAGCGGCGCGCGGTCCGGCGCGAGCTCGCCCAGATCTCGCGGGCGGTGCTCGATCTCCACCGCGTCGACGTGCCCCACGGCGTGCGGGCGTGCCCGCTGTGCGCGGCGATCGCCCCGGCCGCGGCGGTGGCGCCGGCCGCGCCCTCCGCCGACCGCTGA
- a CDS encoding purine-nucleoside phosphorylase has protein sequence MTASAPDDLYERVHAAAAVVRARLGGRAPQVGLILGSGLGGFADRLDDAVRIDYGELPGFPVSKVHGHAGRLVVGTRGGATCVAMQGRVHLYEGHRAAEVAFPARVLVALGARVLVVTNAAGGINPSWAPGTLMLIRDHLDFLRDHPLRGPNDDRLGPRFPDMTTAYAPELRALVREVAVGQGVTLAEGVYAAMPGPCYETPAEVRMLQIVGADATGMSTVPEVIVARHMGARVIGVSCITNQAAGITGAALSHDEVTETATRVRATFEGLLDGILAALVTRGELGAA, from the coding sequence ATGACCGCTTCCGCTCCCGACGATCTGTACGAGCGCGTCCACGCCGCGGCCGCGGTGGTGCGCGCGCGCCTCGGCGGCCGCGCGCCGCAGGTCGGCCTGATCCTCGGCTCGGGCCTGGGCGGGTTCGCCGACCGGCTCGACGACGCGGTCCGGATCGACTACGGCGAGCTGCCGGGCTTCCCGGTGTCGAAGGTCCACGGCCACGCCGGCCGGCTGGTGGTCGGGACCCGGGGCGGCGCCACCTGCGTCGCGATGCAGGGCCGCGTGCACCTGTACGAGGGCCACCGCGCGGCCGAGGTCGCGTTCCCGGCCCGGGTGCTGGTCGCGCTGGGCGCGCGCGTGCTGGTGGTGACCAACGCCGCCGGCGGGATCAACCCGAGCTGGGCGCCGGGCACGCTGATGCTCATCCGCGATCACCTCGACTTCCTGCGCGATCACCCGCTGCGCGGCCCCAACGACGACCGCCTGGGCCCGCGCTTCCCCGACATGACCACGGCCTACGCGCCCGAGCTGCGCGCGCTGGTGCGCGAGGTCGCGGTCGGGCAGGGCGTGACCCTGGCCGAGGGTGTCTACGCGGCGATGCCGGGCCCGTGCTACGAGACGCCGGCCGAGGTGCGGATGCTGCAGATCGTCGGCGCCGACGCCACCGGCATGTCGACCGTGCCCGAGGTGATCGTCGCCCGGCACATGGGCGCGCGGGTGATCGGCGTCTCGTGCATCACCAACCAGGCCGCCGGCATCACCGGCGCGGCGCTGTCCCACGACGAGGTCACCGAGACCGCCACCCGGGTGCGCGCGACGTTCGAGGGCCTGCTCGACGGCATCCTCGCGGCGCTCGTGACCCGCGGCGAGCTGGGGGCGGCGTGA
- a CDS encoding sigma-70 family RNA polymerase sigma factor, translating to MDAAEREVLEAELRRSHDAGDLHAVATSAIRAYGPELYGFLVGLARDADAASEIFARVCESLWRGLPAFRWDSSLRVWAYTITRHGFHRWTRDRERQRRQVPLSDVPELSALVAQVRTTTAVHLRTDVKDGFAALRDTLEPDDQLLLGLRLDGGMAWADIARVLAGDAAAAPPSVREVAALRKRYERLKAQLRALAEAHQLMP from the coding sequence ATGGACGCCGCCGAGCGCGAGGTACTCGAGGCCGAGCTGCGGCGCTCGCACGACGCCGGCGATCTCCACGCGGTCGCGACCTCGGCGATCCGCGCCTACGGTCCCGAGCTGTACGGGTTCCTGGTCGGGCTCGCGCGCGACGCCGACGCCGCCAGCGAGATCTTCGCGCGGGTGTGCGAGAGCCTGTGGCGCGGGCTGCCGGCCTTCCGCTGGGACAGCTCGCTCCGGGTCTGGGCCTACACGATCACCCGCCACGGCTTCCACCGCTGGACCCGGGACCGCGAGCGCCAGCGCCGGCAGGTGCCGCTGTCCGACGTGCCCGAGCTCTCGGCGCTGGTCGCCCAGGTCCGCACCACCACCGCGGTCCACCTGCGCACCGACGTCAAGGACGGCTTCGCGGCCCTGCGCGACACGCTCGAGCCCGACGATCAGCTGCTGCTGGGGCTGCGGCTCGACGGCGGCATGGCCTGGGCCGACATCGCCCGCGTGCTCGCCGGCGACGCCGCCGCCGCGCCGCCGTCGGTGCGGGAGGTCGCGGCGCTGCGGAAGCGCTACGAGCGCCTCAAGGCCCAGCTGCGCGCGCTCGCCGAGGCCCATCAGCTGATGCCGTGA